Proteins encoded together in one Rhizobacter sp. J219 window:
- a CDS encoding helix-turn-helix domain-containing protein, with protein sequence MPARAPIPDLAAVARLGTLGLDIRARRKALGVSAQAAAAAAGMSRVTWHRIEGGEPSVTMGAYLNALGALGLEIQVGDVAAAPAGVEAPPVPQRIRLADYPQLKRLAWHAPGLTELTPAEALGLYERNWRHLDREALDPKERALLDALTQQEAGGRLLV encoded by the coding sequence ATGCCGGCTCGTGCACCCATTCCTGACCTCGCCGCCGTGGCCCGCCTGGGCACGCTCGGCCTCGACATCCGTGCCCGGCGCAAGGCGCTCGGGGTGAGCGCCCAGGCGGCCGCGGCCGCGGCAGGCATGTCGCGCGTCACCTGGCACCGCATCGAAGGCGGCGAGCCGTCGGTGACGATGGGGGCTTATCTGAACGCCCTGGGCGCACTCGGGCTGGAGATCCAGGTCGGTGATGTGGCGGCAGCACCCGCCGGGGTGGAGGCGCCGCCAGTGCCGCAGCGCATCCGTCTGGCCGACTACCCGCAGCTCAAGCGCCTGGCCTGGCATGCGCCGGGCCTCACCGAGCTGACACCAGCGGAGGCGTTGGGCCTGTACGAGCGGAATTGGCGTCACCTCGACCGCGAAGCGCTCGATCCAAAGGAGCGTGCGTTGCTGGATGCCTTGACTCAGCAAGAGGCCGGAGGGCGTTTGCTTGTTTGA
- a CDS encoding chemotaxis protein CheW — translation MVHLDQLLPHMRRVLVAERDLCDLSVLWQMIETSAAISCPEEVSSLMPTLVDTRERFDAMRTRLVERMVEENRAALGDDLGARAQCAIDILVRNLYERTADVGFLATDGPVVEFCEACAANADTRASQRENLRARLREYQAKYTVYEDIALLAPDGEVLLRLDDARPLERSHDPVAAQALASGTYVEAFGASDLGRDPAVPCLRYAHRIVNARGQAVGVLVLRFRFADEMERIFADVSDAHGQIAIVLLDEANRVIVTNDEAHVPLGARFATLPLGSVALTTFAGREYLAMCCASQGYQGYPGPRWRAMAMVSLLTAFNTSGDATSSMTGTQLATGELSAVERDADAINRELRRVIWNGRLMTGQSDDGRARLKAVLRQVSLAGVRTRRRLEHAIVDLSATSFGRTCRQAQQLARLAADIMDRNLYERANDCRWWALSPVLRRELAAPDSAESRSAVNGVLDTINGLYTVYSRLVAFDTQGVIRGASRTDGHPELPGSSVPEAWLQRVRSLQGSQHYAVSDFGPTSLHDNGDTYVYLAAVRAEHDERVFAGGVAIVFNAAKELSAMLTDILGTRAGHAAFVDAHGRVLAATHPELAAKVRPQGIGAGSDGGELIDVDGTMWACASTPASGYREFKKSDGYDNQVRAIVGLQIGTTERRGMRLSDHELSSPHHQPRGMKREMAVFQVGSARYALDSADVLEVVSTQHVVRSPGAASLVVGMLPLAGGPAGDGRAVPVICARRLTGLTLPARATDGVVLLLRRSHAGVATVFGLRVDDVLSVIEVPERDLHPVPAGTGGFAASLKGLIDCLASNGDSSEKVLVQLLDAQRLADALGPAQVALAA, via the coding sequence GTGGTCCACCTCGATCAACTGCTTCCCCACATGCGCCGTGTCCTGGTGGCCGAGCGCGACCTGTGCGACCTGAGCGTGCTGTGGCAGATGATCGAGACGAGCGCCGCCATCAGCTGCCCCGAAGAGGTGTCGTCGCTGATGCCCACGCTCGTGGACACGCGCGAGCGTTTCGACGCCATGCGCACCCGGCTGGTCGAGCGCATGGTCGAGGAAAACCGGGCCGCGCTCGGCGACGACCTCGGCGCTCGTGCGCAATGCGCGATCGACATCCTGGTGCGCAACCTCTACGAGCGCACCGCCGACGTTGGCTTTCTCGCAACAGACGGCCCGGTGGTCGAGTTTTGCGAGGCCTGTGCCGCCAATGCCGACACCCGCGCCTCCCAGCGCGAGAACCTGCGTGCGCGCCTGCGCGAGTACCAGGCCAAGTACACCGTCTACGAAGACATCGCGCTGCTCGCACCCGACGGCGAGGTGCTGCTGCGGCTCGACGACGCCCGCCCGCTCGAGCGCAGCCACGATCCCGTGGCCGCGCAGGCGCTCGCCTCCGGCACCTATGTCGAAGCATTCGGTGCCAGCGACCTCGGCCGCGACCCCGCCGTGCCCTGCCTGCGTTATGCCCATCGCATCGTCAACGCTCGCGGCCAGGCGGTCGGCGTGCTGGTGCTGCGTTTCCGCTTCGCCGACGAGATGGAACGCATCTTTGCCGACGTGAGCGACGCGCACGGCCAGATCGCCATCGTGCTGCTCGACGAGGCCAACCGCGTGATCGTGACCAACGACGAGGCGCATGTGCCGCTCGGCGCGCGCTTTGCAACGCTGCCGCTCGGAAGCGTGGCGCTCACCACCTTTGCCGGCCGCGAGTACCTCGCGATGTGCTGCGCCAGCCAGGGCTACCAGGGCTACCCCGGGCCGCGCTGGCGGGCGATGGCGATGGTGTCGCTGCTCACCGCCTTCAACACCTCGGGCGACGCCACCAGCTCGATGACAGGCACCCAGCTCGCCACCGGCGAGCTCTCGGCGGTGGAGCGCGATGCCGACGCGATCAACCGCGAGCTGCGCCGCGTGATCTGGAACGGCCGCCTCATGACCGGCCAGAGCGACGACGGCCGCGCCCGCCTCAAGGCCGTGCTGCGCCAGGTGAGCCTGGCCGGCGTGCGCACGCGCCGGCGCCTCGAACACGCGATCGTCGACCTCTCGGCCACCTCGTTCGGCCGCACCTGCCGCCAGGCCCAGCAGCTGGCGCGCCTGGCCGCCGACATCATGGACCGCAACCTCTACGAGCGTGCCAACGACTGCCGCTGGTGGGCGCTCTCGCCGGTGCTGCGCCGCGAGCTGGCCGCGCCCGACAGCGCCGAGAGCCGCAGCGCGGTGAACGGCGTGCTCGACACCATCAACGGCCTGTACACCGTGTACAGCCGGCTCGTCGCGTTCGACACGCAGGGCGTGATCCGCGGGGCCTCGCGCACCGACGGCCACCCCGAGCTGCCGGGCAGCAGCGTGCCCGAGGCCTGGCTGCAGCGGGTGCGCAGCCTGCAGGGCTCGCAGCACTATGCGGTGAGCGATTTCGGCCCCACCTCGCTGCACGACAACGGCGACACCTACGTCTACCTCGCCGCCGTGCGCGCCGAGCATGACGAGCGCGTGTTCGCAGGCGGCGTGGCCATCGTCTTCAACGCCGCGAAGGAACTCTCGGCGATGCTCACCGACATCCTCGGCACGCGCGCCGGCCATGCCGCGTTCGTCGACGCACACGGCCGCGTGCTCGCCGCCACCCACCCTGAGCTGGCCGCCAAGGTGCGCCCGCAGGGCATTGGCGCCGGCAGCGACGGTGGCGAACTGATCGATGTCGACGGCACGATGTGGGCCTGCGCCAGCACGCCCGCCAGCGGCTACCGCGAGTTCAAGAAGAGCGACGGCTACGACAACCAGGTGCGAGCCATCGTGGGTCTGCAGATCGGCACCACCGAGCGCCGCGGCATGCGCCTCAGCGACCACGAGCTGAGCAGCCCCCACCACCAGCCGCGCGGGATGAAGCGCGAAATGGCGGTCTTCCAGGTGGGCAGCGCGCGCTACGCGCTCGACAGCGCAGACGTGCTCGAAGTGGTGTCGACGCAGCATGTGGTGCGCTCGCCAGGCGCGGCCTCGCTGGTGGTCGGCATGCTGCCGCTCGCTGGCGGCCCGGCCGGCGACGGCCGTGCGGTGCCTGTGATCTGCGCCCGCCGCCTCACGGGTCTCACCCTGCCCGCCCGCGCCACCGACGGGGTGGTGCTCTTGCTGCGGCGCAGCCACGCGGGGGTGGCGACGGTATTCGGCCTGCGCGTCGATGACGTGCTGAGCGTGATCGAAGTGCCCGAGCGCGACCTGCACCCGGTGCCGGCCGGTACGGGCGGGTTTGCGGCCAGCCTCAAGGGCCTGATCGACTGCCTCGCCTCCAACGGCGACAGCAGCGAGAAGGTGCTGGTGCAACTGCTCGACGCACAGCGTCTGGCCGACGCGCTCGGCCCGGCGCAGGTGGCCCTCGCCGCCTGA
- a CDS encoding nucleotidyl transferase AbiEii/AbiGii toxin family protein, whose protein sequence is MFERAHHRRIATVLESLDAPLLLAHRCLFGGGTAVALRYGEYRESVDIDFLVSDVAGYRELRQRLTGPQGLQAVLRDGATLEAVRELRADQYGLRTLLRVDGAEIKFEIVLEARIGSTPPGRTIW, encoded by the coding sequence TTGTTTGAGCGCGCCCACCACCGCCGCATCGCGACCGTGCTGGAGTCGCTCGACGCACCTTTGCTCCTGGCGCATCGCTGCCTCTTCGGCGGTGGCACCGCGGTGGCCTTGCGCTATGGCGAGTACCGCGAATCGGTGGACATCGACTTTCTCGTGTCCGACGTGGCCGGCTACCGTGAGCTGCGCCAGCGTCTCACCGGACCGCAGGGCTTGCAGGCCGTGCTCCGCGATGGCGCCACGCTGGAGGCCGTGCGCGAGCTTCGTGCCGATCAATACGGCTTGCGCACGCTGCTGCGGGTGGACGGTGCGGAGATCAAGTTCGAGATCGTGCTCGAAGCCCGCATCGGCTCGACCCCCCCGGGCCGGACGATCTGGTGA
- a CDS encoding tripartite tricarboxylate transporter substrate binding protein, with translation MRRDTFLQSLAALAATGVLPTAAHAAPNLKMMIPANPGGGWDLTGRALGKALQDAGVAASVSFENKGGAAGALGLAQFANSAKGDPNALMVMGAVMLGGIIATKPPVTLETMTPIARLTTEYGVFVLPTNSPLKTMADLVAQLKKDPGSVKWGGGSRGSTEHIAAAMIAREAGVDPAKINYVAFRGGGEAVAAILGGNVTVGGSGFSEFQQYIDAKKMTPLAITAPSRVKGIDIPTLKEQGLNVDIGNWRGVYAGPGLSAEQRKALTDMVLKALQSKAWAEALEKNQWTPAVLSGAEFEAFVKKEFASLRDTMTKAGMVS, from the coding sequence ATGCGCCGCGACACCTTCCTGCAATCCCTGGCCGCACTGGCCGCCACCGGCGTGCTGCCCACGGCCGCCCATGCCGCGCCCAACCTCAAGATGATGATCCCCGCCAACCCCGGCGGCGGGTGGGACCTCACCGGCCGCGCGCTCGGCAAGGCACTGCAGGATGCCGGCGTGGCCGCCAGCGTGAGCTTCGAGAACAAGGGCGGCGCCGCCGGTGCGCTGGGCCTGGCGCAATTCGCCAACTCGGCCAAGGGTGACCCGAACGCGCTGATGGTGATGGGCGCGGTGATGCTCGGCGGCATCATCGCCACCAAGCCGCCGGTCACGCTGGAGACGATGACGCCCATCGCACGCCTCACCACCGAATACGGCGTGTTCGTGCTGCCGACCAATTCGCCGCTCAAGACCATGGCCGACTTGGTGGCCCAGCTCAAGAAAGACCCGGGCAGCGTGAAGTGGGGCGGCGGCTCGCGCGGCTCCACCGAGCACATCGCCGCGGCCATGATCGCCCGTGAGGCGGGCGTCGACCCGGCCAAGATCAACTACGTCGCCTTCCGCGGCGGCGGCGAGGCGGTGGCGGCCATCCTGGGCGGCAACGTCACCGTGGGCGGCAGCGGCTTCAGCGAGTTCCAGCAGTACATCGACGCGAAGAAGATGACGCCCCTGGCCATCACCGCACCGAGCCGGGTCAAGGGCATCGACATCCCTACGCTGAAGGAACAGGGCCTCAATGTGGACATCGGCAACTGGCGCGGCGTGTACGCGGGCCCCGGTCTCAGCGCCGAGCAGCGCAAGGCCCTCACCGACATGGTGCTGAAGGCGCTGCAATCGAAGGCCTGGGCCGAGGCGCTTGAGAAGAACCAGTGGACGCCCGCGGTGCTGAGCGGCGCCGAGTTCGAGGCGTTCGTGAAGAAGGAGTTTGCGAGCCTGCGCGACACCATGACCAAAGCCGGCATGGTGTCGTGA
- a CDS encoding tripartite tricarboxylate transporter permease, producing the protein MGTWDQLLAGFAAAATPINLMWSFLGCALGTAIGVLPGLGPAVTIAMLLPITAQVEPAASMIFFAGIYYGAMYGGSTTSILLNTPGETATMVTALEGFKMAKSGRAGAALATAAIGSFVAGTLATVLVTLFAPPVAEFAVKLGPPEYFCLMLLAFTTVSAVLGKSRLRGITSLFIGLALGLIGLDQITGQVRYTGGIPEFLDGIEVVLVAVGLFAVGETLYNALYEGRSAASLNRMGKVHMTRAEWKRSWPAWLRGTAIGFPFGAVPAGGSEIPTFLSYATERKLSKHPEEFGTTGAIEGVAGPEAANNASVTATLVPLLTLGIPTSVTAAILLSALQNYGIQAGPQLFQTSSALVWALIASLYIGNVMLLVLNLPLVAMWVKLLKIPRPQLYAGILIFATVGVYGMRQSAFDLVLMWGVGLAGVLMRRFDFPTAPVIVGMILGPLAEAQMRNALSIGEGRWTVFIERPMSAGLLVVVVLALCAPFVIGWFKRRRGAQAARP; encoded by the coding sequence ATGGGTACCTGGGACCAGCTCCTCGCCGGCTTCGCGGCGGCCGCCACGCCGATCAACCTGATGTGGTCGTTCCTCGGCTGCGCGCTCGGCACCGCCATCGGCGTGCTGCCGGGCCTCGGGCCGGCGGTGACGATCGCGATGCTGCTGCCCATCACGGCGCAGGTGGAGCCCGCCGCCTCGATGATCTTCTTCGCCGGCATCTACTACGGCGCGATGTACGGCGGCTCGACCACCTCCATCCTGCTCAACACCCCCGGCGAAACGGCCACGATGGTCACCGCGCTCGAAGGCTTCAAGATGGCCAAGAGCGGCCGGGCCGGCGCGGCGCTGGCCACGGCGGCGATCGGCTCGTTTGTGGCCGGGACGTTGGCCACCGTGCTGGTGACGCTCTTCGCGCCGCCGGTGGCCGAGTTCGCGGTGAAGCTCGGGCCGCCGGAGTACTTCTGCCTGATGCTGCTCGCGTTCACGACGGTGAGTGCAGTGCTGGGCAAGAGCCGGCTGCGCGGCATCACCTCGCTCTTCATCGGCCTGGCGCTCGGCCTCATCGGCCTCGACCAGATCACCGGGCAGGTGCGCTACACCGGCGGCATCCCCGAGTTCCTGGACGGCATCGAGGTGGTGCTGGTGGCGGTGGGCCTCTTCGCGGTGGGCGAGACGCTCTACAACGCGCTCTACGAAGGCCGCAGCGCAGCCTCGCTCAACCGCATGGGCAAGGTCCACATGACCCGGGCCGAGTGGAAGCGCTCCTGGCCCGCGTGGCTGCGCGGCACGGCGATCGGCTTCCCGTTCGGCGCGGTGCCGGCCGGGGGCTCCGAGATCCCCACCTTCCTCAGCTACGCCACCGAGCGCAAGCTGTCCAAGCACCCCGAGGAGTTCGGCACCACCGGCGCGATCGAAGGCGTGGCAGGCCCCGAAGCGGCCAACAACGCCTCGGTCACGGCCACGCTCGTGCCGCTGCTCACGCTCGGCATCCCGACCTCGGTGACGGCCGCCATCCTGCTGAGCGCCCTGCAGAACTACGGCATCCAGGCCGGGCCGCAGCTTTTCCAGACCTCGTCGGCCCTGGTGTGGGCGCTGATCGCCTCGCTCTACATCGGCAACGTGATGCTGCTGGTGCTCAACCTGCCGCTGGTGGCGATGTGGGTGAAGCTGCTCAAGATCCCGCGCCCGCAGCTGTATGCCGGCATCCTCATCTTCGCCACCGTCGGCGTGTATGGCATGCGCCAGAGCGCGTTCGACCTGGTGCTGATGTGGGGCGTGGGCCTGGCCGGCGTGCTGATGCGGCGCTTCGACTTCCCCACCGCGCCGGTGATCGTCGGCATGATCCTCGGGCCGTTGGCCGAGGCGCAGATGCGCAATGCGCTGTCCATCGGCGAGGGGCGCTGGACGGTGTTCATCGAACGGCCGATGTCGGCCGGGTTGCTGGTGGTGGTGGTGCTGGCGCTGTGCGCGCCCTTCGTGATCGGGTGGTTCAAGCGCCGTCGCGGCGCGCAGGCCGCAAGGCCTTGA
- a CDS encoding tripartite tricarboxylate transporter TctB family protein: MSAVASSTHRRQLLVGLGTLGVAAVMAVGAWFIPSTAGYQGVGPNFLPWVVSVVLALCGALLCWQATRGGYRDVETPSGAERGDWKALAWVSAGVLEIAALITTIGFVLSCAIGFMLAVRGLRGSEGKPAGDAKQTLIDALVGLAIAAPVFWLFRKLLGLTLPGLSASGWI; encoded by the coding sequence GTGAGCGCGGTGGCCTCGTCGACCCACCGCCGGCAGCTGCTGGTCGGGCTGGGCACGCTGGGCGTCGCCGCCGTGATGGCGGTGGGCGCGTGGTTCATCCCATCGACGGCGGGCTACCAGGGTGTCGGACCCAACTTCCTGCCCTGGGTGGTGAGCGTGGTGCTCGCGCTGTGTGGCGCCCTGCTCTGCTGGCAGGCCACTCGTGGCGGGTATCGCGATGTGGAGACGCCGTCGGGCGCCGAGCGCGGCGACTGGAAGGCACTCGCCTGGGTCTCGGCCGGTGTGCTGGAGATCGCGGCGCTCATCACCACGATCGGCTTCGTGCTGAGCTGCGCCATCGGCTTCATGCTGGCGGTGCGCGGGCTGCGCGGCTCGGAAGGCAAGCCGGCCGGCGACGCGAAGCAGACGCTGATCGATGCGCTGGTGGGCCTGGCGATCGCGGCGCCGGTGTTCTGGCTCTTCCGCAAGCTGCTCGGCCTCACGCTGCCCGGCCTCAGCGCCAGCGGTTGGATTTGA
- a CDS encoding tetratricopeptide repeat protein, with the protein MKKSTAKPPTTAATQPVAVPSEHERLLAQARAGSMGLPDLMNHAQLLAQAGQAVAAAELYEAWIAHTVSPLLHFACFNWGTLLGGLNRHAEAEKAYQRALALSPTFHQARLNLGHQLERLGRADEAVAQWQQVIDQPGIEQELLLHALNNMARLLETQRRYDESEACMVKSLQHKAAQSDVIQHYVHLRQKKCAWPVYQPVGEVTANQLLMGTSVLAMLGQSDDPALQLLVAQRFVHDRTPKPPAEPFHKSGPKREGKIRIGYLSGDLHMHAVGLLSVELLELHDRERFEVYAFSWSRDDGTPLRARIRAAIDHYVPIGGLDDTTAARVIAQHGIDILVDLQGLTSGARPAIVGMRPAPVQVSYLGLPGTCALPGVDWILADRFVMPPELQPYMTEKPVYVPSCYQVSDRQRVVGPTPKRADYGLPEDAFVFCSFNNTFKFTDEVFRTWLRILQQVPNSVLWLLADNDWALANLRREADAHGIDPSRMILAPRVAPPEYLARFQLADLMLDTFPYNAGTTASDALWMGLPIVTYSGRSYISRMAGSLLTAVGLPDLVTFSLADYEKLAVQLGRNPRRVASYKRYLAEEGRSSKLFDVPQLVRDIEHEFERLALEHRTR; encoded by the coding sequence ATGAAAAAGTCGACCGCGAAGCCCCCGACGACGGCGGCGACCCAGCCCGTGGCCGTGCCCTCCGAGCACGAGCGCCTGCTGGCGCAGGCACGCGCCGGGAGCATGGGCCTGCCCGACCTGATGAACCACGCACAGCTGCTCGCGCAGGCCGGCCAGGCTGTCGCCGCCGCCGAGCTGTACGAAGCGTGGATCGCCCACACCGTCTCGCCGCTGCTGCATTTCGCCTGCTTCAACTGGGGCACGCTTCTTGGCGGCCTGAACCGCCATGCTGAAGCCGAAAAGGCCTACCAGCGTGCGCTCGCCCTGAGCCCCACCTTCCACCAGGCACGCCTGAACCTCGGCCACCAGCTCGAACGCCTGGGCCGCGCCGACGAGGCGGTGGCGCAGTGGCAGCAGGTCATCGACCAGCCCGGCATCGAGCAGGAACTGCTGCTGCACGCCCTGAACAACATGGCGCGCCTGCTCGAGACGCAGCGTCGCTACGACGAATCGGAAGCCTGCATGGTCAAGAGCCTGCAGCACAAGGCGGCGCAGAGCGACGTGATCCAGCACTACGTGCATCTGCGCCAGAAGAAATGCGCCTGGCCGGTCTACCAGCCGGTGGGCGAGGTGACGGCCAACCAACTGCTGATGGGCACCTCGGTGCTGGCCATGCTCGGCCAGAGCGACGACCCGGCGCTGCAGCTGCTCGTGGCGCAGCGCTTCGTGCACGACCGCACGCCCAAGCCGCCGGCCGAGCCCTTCCACAAGAGCGGCCCCAAGCGCGAGGGCAAGATCCGCATCGGTTACCTCTCGGGCGACCTGCACATGCATGCGGTCGGCCTGCTGTCGGTGGAGCTGCTGGAGCTGCACGACCGCGAGCGTTTCGAGGTCTACGCCTTCTCGTGGAGCCGCGATGACGGCACCCCGCTGCGCGCGCGCATCCGCGCGGCAATCGACCACTACGTGCCCATCGGCGGGCTCGACGACACCACCGCCGCCCGCGTGATCGCCCAGCACGGCATCGACATCCTCGTCGACCTGCAGGGCCTCACGAGCGGCGCCCGCCCGGCCATCGTGGGCATGCGCCCGGCGCCGGTGCAGGTGAGCTACCTCGGCCTGCCCGGCACCTGCGCGCTGCCGGGCGTCGACTGGATCCTCGCCGACCGTTTCGTGATGCCGCCCGAGCTGCAGCCCTACATGACCGAAAAGCCGGTCTACGTGCCGAGCTGCTACCAGGTGAGCGACCGCCAGCGTGTGGTGGGCCCCACGCCGAAGCGCGCCGACTACGGCCTGCCGGAAGACGCGTTCGTCTTCTGCTCGTTCAACAACACCTTCAAGTTCACCGACGAGGTGTTCCGCACCTGGCTGCGCATCCTGCAGCAGGTGCCGAACTCGGTGCTGTGGCTGCTCGCCGACAACGACTGGGCGCTCGCCAACCTGCGGCGCGAAGCCGACGCGCACGGCATCGATCCGTCCCGCATGATCCTCGCGCCGCGCGTGGCGCCACCCGAGTACCTGGCCCGCTTCCAGCTGGCCGACCTGATGCTCGACACCTTCCCCTACAACGCCGGCACCACCGCCAGCGATGCCTTGTGGATGGGCCTGCCCATCGTCACGTACTCCGGCCGCAGCTACATCTCGCGCATGGCCGGCAGCCTGCTGACCGCGGTGGGCCTGCCCGACCTCGTGACCTTCTCGCTCGCCGACTACGAGAAGCTCGCGGTGCAACTGGGCCGCAACCCGCGGCGCGTGGCCTCGTACAAGCGCTACCTGGCCGAAGAGGGACGCAGCTCGAAGCTCTTCGACGTGCCCCAGCTCGTTCGTGACATCGAGCACGAATTCGAGCGCCTGGCGCTCGAGCACCGGACGCGCTGA